TGAAATAAATAAACTAGATGAACTGGCAAATCAAAAACAGTGGATAAATCAAATACATCCATTGATAAAATTGCTGGTTACAGTGGGATATATTATAATAATTATTTCTTTTGATCAGTATGATTTGTCCAAAGTATTGGTAATGGGAGTGTATCCTATTACTATATTTATACTAGGTGAGATATCTTTTATGGAAAGCCTATGGCGATTGAGAATTGTGTTGCCTTTGGTTTGTGTTATAGGGATATTCAACCCATTCTATGATAAGACAGTAGCTTTTCAAATTGGAGAGATAGAAGTGACAGCTGGGATGATTTCTATGGCTACATTAATGATTAAGGGTATCTACAGTGTTCTGGCTTCTTATTTATTAATTGTGACAACAACAATTGAAAAAATATGTTATGCCTTGCGTCTATTGCACGTGCCAGTCATCCTGATTACGCAGATCTTATTAACTTATCGTTATATAAGTGTATTGTTGTCAGAAGTTAATAGAATTACACAGGCGTATTCTCTACGTGCACCGAATCAAAAAGGAATTCATGTAAAAGTTTGGGGTTCTTTAATGGGACAATTGCTATTGAGAAGTATAGATAGGGCAGGGATTATTTATGACAGTATGAATTTGCGAGGGTATGATGGAAGATTTTATTATTATGGGAGAAAAGTGTGTAATGCAAAGAACTGGATATATTTATTCTTCTGGGTAAGCATTTTTCTTGTCCTGAAGTTTGGTATGTCATACCTTGATTAATTGATTTAACCATTATTAAATCATAGGTATTATCAATATTCAGGCAACCAATAAAGAAGGATAATAGTTTGCAAGGCTATTGTCCTTTTTTATCCGAAGGCTACCATTGCTAATACTCCCATCTTCTTCAAAGTGGGAGATAAGCACTGCTATGCGCCTGGATAAGTTCTTCTAAGGTTCAGATGGAGATAAGCAGTCCCTACAGCAAACTCCACCTGAACCTAAGAATCACTTGATAACCAATTAAGACTTTAAATTTCTTTTTTAAATTATTGAGTTAGGAGCAATTAGTTATGAGTCATATACATATTGAACTTAAAGATGTCAGTTTTGCGTATGAGAAGGGACAAACTGTTTTATCACATATCACCATGGAGGCTGGAGAGCATAATAGTATTGGACTTATTGGTGCAAATGGAATGGGTAAATCCACATTGCTGCGCCTACTGGTAGGATTAAATTTAAATTATGAAGGAAGTATCAGTATTGAAGGGATACCTGTTAATCAACGTATGTTGGCTAGGGTTAGAGAAAAAATAGGATATGTGTTTCAAGATTCTGATAACCAATTATTTATGCCCACTGTTTATGATGAATTAGCATTTGCACCAAGAAACTATGGATTTTTACAAGAGGAAGTAGAATATCGTGTGAATAGAGCACTTGAGATGACAGAAAGTGTGCATTTAAAAGATAGACAGATTTATAAGTTATCTGGTGGAGAAAAGAAGTTAATATCTATTGCGTCGGTATTGACGGTAACTCCCGATATTATTTTAATGGATGAGCCAAGTATTGCATTGGATCCAAAAAATAGACGAAATTTAATACGAATCCTAAATCAATTTGAGCATTTGAAAATTATTGCATCCCATGATTTAGATATGATATTAGAAACGTGTAATCGGGTTATACTGTTAGACGGTGGAAGAATAGTTTGTGATGGAAAAACTAAAGACATTTTATATGATAAGAAACTGTTAGAAGAACATAATCTGGAACTTCCATTATCAATTGCCAAAGACAAATAAGATATAAGATATTTTAAATGAATAACTTATCTTGACATGGAAAAACATATATGATAACATTTATACGACTATTATTTAAATAATAGTCGTATAAATGTTATGAAATGGTCGTAAAGGAGAATATGCTTATGTCACCTAAAATATTTGATATTCAGGAAAGGGAAAATATAAAAATCCAAATGATGGAAGCTGGATTTTTATTGGTAAAAGAATATGGCATGACCCATGCTTCTGTAGAAAAGGTTACTAAGGCTGTAGGTTTGGGGAAAAGTACTTTTTATAATTTCTTTCATTCTAAAGAAATATTTATATGTGAAATTATAAAGTACCAAAGAGACAGGGCAAAACAGTTTTTTACGGATATATTAGGAGATAGGGACAGAATGAGTATGTCAGAGGGCAAAGAATTCCTGAAAAAAATTATATTTAGTGAAAATAGTATTTATAAATATCTTACCATGGAGGACATTGATAAATTGAAAGCAGCACTTCCACTTGAATATGTAATAGACTTTAATGTTGAAAAAAAGGTTATGGATGGTTTGTTTGGACACGTGGAGGGGGTTAGGGAAGATATAGATTACAAGGTGGTAGCTAATCTTATTAAAATTATGGCACTTTCAATGATGGGAAAGGAAGAACTTCATCAAGATGCTCTGGAAAGAACTTTGGAGCAAATGTATAATCTGTTATTTTCCTGTATCTTTAAAGAGAACACAAACTAGTTTTCTTTTTGCAAAAAGTTAGAGCGTTATAACTTTTCTTAGTTCATTTGTTACGAAAGGAGTAGATATTATTATGAAAAAAAGAGATGCTTCTGCCAAGAAGAAAGCAGGTTTATCCCGTTTGATGGAGCTTGCAGGTGCTAAAAAGAAAAAATTAATATTTGCATGCTTTTTGTCGGTGTTATCATCTGCAGCACGAATGGTTCCTTTTTTTACTATTTATGGGGTGATAAAAGAACTTTTAGTCTACTATACATTACCTTCTAGTATGAATGTGGAAACAATTTACAGAATGGTTTTTATTACTTTTGGAGCAGCACTGATATATGGAATTTGTGCTTTTTCATCATCAGTACTGGCTCATGGCTCTGCCTATGACATTATATATGAACTGAGGGTACAGGTTATGAACAAACTTGGACGTATTCCATCTGGTTTTTTTACTGGAA
This genomic interval from Clostridium kluyveri contains the following:
- the cbiQ gene encoding cobalt ECF transporter T component CbiQ → MNKISNAIYEINKLDELANQKQWINQIHPLIKLLVTVGYIIIIISFDQYDLSKVLVMGVYPITIFILGEISFMESLWRLRIVLPLVCVIGIFNPFYDKTVAFQIGEIEVTAGMISMATLMIKGIYSVLASYLLIVTTTIEKICYALRLLHVPVILITQILLTYRYISVLLSEVNRITQAYSLRAPNQKGIHVKVWGSLMGQLLLRSIDRAGIIYDSMNLRGYDGRFYYYGRKVCNAKNWIYLFFWVSIFLVLKFGMSYLD
- a CDS encoding energy-coupling factor ABC transporter ATP-binding protein, whose amino-acid sequence is MSHIHIELKDVSFAYEKGQTVLSHITMEAGEHNSIGLIGANGMGKSTLLRLLVGLNLNYEGSISIEGIPVNQRMLARVREKIGYVFQDSDNQLFMPTVYDELAFAPRNYGFLQEEVEYRVNRALEMTESVHLKDRQIYKLSGGEKKLISIASVLTVTPDIILMDEPSIALDPKNRRNLIRILNQFEHLKIIASHDLDMILETCNRVILLDGGRIVCDGKTKDILYDKKLLEEHNLELPLSIAKDK
- a CDS encoding TetR/AcrR family transcriptional regulator, producing MSPKIFDIQERENIKIQMMEAGFLLVKEYGMTHASVEKVTKAVGLGKSTFYNFFHSKEIFICEIIKYQRDRAKQFFTDILGDRDRMSMSEGKEFLKKIIFSENSIYKYLTMEDIDKLKAALPLEYVIDFNVEKKVMDGLFGHVEGVREDIDYKVVANLIKIMALSMMGKEELHQDALERTLEQMYNLLFSCIFKENTN